A stretch of Pomacea canaliculata isolate SZHN2017 linkage group LG6, ASM307304v1, whole genome shotgun sequence DNA encodes these proteins:
- the LOC112566127 gene encoding uncharacterized protein LOC112566127 — MCDHCKRYHNKFLPIHQVQPLTFSYQQTSQISFEPVKEGTITQQLAVLEAALVTMREEEDTLQRERKAVADVISRRADAMRALVTQAEEKSQRAVTEKADNMSKQIQNKMTTARQKYAMIVTPQVLIHGHPTLLSDEDFEYYQQQSRRREVKTLLHQFNDSAIDLQAVEAYIGTVCDDQLAAVETSLPVATDVSHGTMTDMSDYKSATSQTSDITKLTRDISHIEDKIAALDARTQNLESQNQTNVSFLKDEDFKLQQNVAAFQQNMDDCTRNISNIQNDIVSMRQVIGTMKVPNSTLQNDVDIIKQESSSNKIETQKVKDVANDLSTELKTFKEKSSIMVAVNARLQEGKQLKGLSRSDVLVLSDVTCNVGQAYNNKTGIFVAPFTGIYFFMARAMSTKGSERFSLDILVNNTRVADSLSTDAILKSGMSCTVHLVQRLIQGQEVSVTAGTHLPSSSASLRSGETSFTGVLVQQEFGVVWS; from the exons ATGTGCGATCACTGCAAGCGGTACCACAACAAATTTCTTCCAATTCACCAGGTGCAGCCTCTGACCTTTAGTTACCAGCAAACATCTCAAATTAGCTTTGAGCCTGTAAAGGAGGGTACCATCACACAACAACTCGCGGTGTTGGAGGCGGCGCTGGTGAcgatgagggaggaggaggacacgCTGCAGAGGGAGAGGAAGGCGGtggctgacgtcatcagcaggCGGGCCGACGCCATGAGGGCGCTAGTAACGCAGGCGGAGGAGAAGAGTCAAAGGGCGGTCACTGAAAAAGCCGATAATATGAgtaaacagatacaaaataagATGACTACTGCTCGCCAGAAGTACGCCATGATTGTAACACCACAAGTCCTTATTCATGGACATCCCACGTTACTTAGTGATGAGGATTTTGAATATTACCAGCAGCAGAGCCGAAGACGAGAAGTGAAGACTCTACTGCACCAGTTCAACGACTCTGCCATTGACCTACAGGCCGTAGAAGCCTACATAGGTACGGTGTGTGATGACCAACTGGCCGCAGTGGAGACTAGCTTACCTGTGGCAACTGACGTCAGCCATGGAACCATGACAGACATGTCAGACTATAAATCTGCTACGTCACAAACGTCAGACATCACAAAACTTACACGTGACATTTCACACATTGAGGATAAGATAGCAGCACTagatgcacgcacacaaaactTGGAGAGTCAGAATCAAACCAATGTTTCCTTCTTGAAAGATGAAGACTTCAAGTTACAACAAAATGTTGCAGCTTTTCAGCAAAATATGGATGAttgtacaagaaacatttcaaatattcaaAACGACATAGTCAGCATGCGTCAGGTGATTGGAACAATGAAAGTTCCTAACTCTACTTTACAGAATGATGTTGATATCATTAAGCAGGAATCTTCGAGCAACAAAATCGAAACccaaaaagtgaaagatgtCGCTAACGACTTGAGTACAGAACTCAAGACTTTTAAAG AAAAATCCAGCATCATGGTGGCAGTTAACGCCAGACTCCAAGAAGGAAAACAACTAAAGGGATTATCGCGATCAGATGTTCTGGTCTTAAGCGACGTTACCTGCAACGTGGGGCAGGCCTACAACAACAAGACAGGCATCTTCGTCGCTCCTTTCACAGGAATCTACTTCTTCATGGCCAGAGCAATGAGCACCAAGGGGTCAGAAAGGTTTTCTCTTGATATATTAGTAAATAATACTCGCGTTGCTGACTCATTGTCCACAGACGCCATTTTGAAGTCTGGGATGAGCTGTACTGTGCACCTAGTTCAGAGACTAATTCAAGGACAGGAGGTGTCAGTGACAGCAGGGACACATTTGCCTTCCTCCTCTGCTTCGTTGAGATCTGGTGAAACGTCCTTTACGGGAGTGTTAGTGCAACAAGAGTTTGGCGTCGTTTGGTCGTAG